One window of the Peptacetobacter hiranonis genome contains the following:
- the pepD gene encoding beta-Ala-His dipeptidase produces the protein MSNTKLNMDNIKNKLNSQEFKAQIEKISTVNSLVEYLKSENMEYKTYECFKMISDIPRNSGKEKEIRDFIKKFAEDRGYKTYRDEFNNLIVYVPASEGMEDRDSIMIQGHTDMVCVKEGGNVHNFDIDPLELYTENGMLRARGTTLGGDDGIAVAYMMSIMDNKDIKHPALECVFTSDEEGSFIGAENLNMSKLKSKTLLNIDSEDENVMIVSCAGGMAFENRIKFERVNSKLENPSSCRIKISGLKGGHSGSDIHLGRANAIKLAAKVLEYLEKDKIEFELVSIKSGEAPNVIPSKSETIVLVEEKNVEKAMSTVEKAQENITKEYKHSESKIKIELEKIDNKELKPIEKTAKERIISWIENFKNGVLTMSEDVEGLVEYSDNVGTISTLEDEVIIVNECRSCEDKKIKEIKADMEELSKSKHTEMEIKYSYPGWKFNPKSEVRKSFNESIEKIFGRKSQELAVHSGLEVGFFVDGVEGVDAISIGPNMLDIHTPEEKLDIISALKIWYALLDFLEK, from the coding sequence TAGTGGAATACCTGAAATCTGAAAACATGGAGTACAAGACATATGAATGCTTCAAAATGATTTCAGACATACCTAGAAATTCTGGTAAAGAAAAGGAAATAAGAGATTTTATTAAAAAATTTGCAGAAGATAGAGGATACAAAACTTATCGGGATGAATTTAATAATCTTATTGTGTATGTGCCAGCATCTGAAGGAATGGAAGATAGAGATTCTATAATGATACAGGGACATACTGACATGGTTTGTGTAAAAGAAGGTGGAAATGTGCATAACTTTGACATAGATCCGCTAGAATTATACACAGAAAATGGAATGTTAAGAGCAAGAGGGACAACTCTTGGTGGTGACGATGGAATTGCAGTCGCATATATGATGAGCATAATGGATAACAAAGACATAAAACATCCAGCATTGGAATGTGTATTTACATCAGATGAGGAGGGAAGTTTTATAGGTGCTGAGAATTTAAATATGAGCAAATTAAAATCTAAAACGCTATTAAACATAGACTCAGAAGACGAAAATGTAATGATTGTGAGTTGCGCTGGCGGAATGGCATTTGAAAACAGAATAAAATTTGAAAGAGTAAATTCAAAACTAGAAAATCCATCGTCTTGTAGGATAAAAATATCTGGATTAAAAGGTGGGCATTCTGGTTCTGACATACACTTAGGTAGAGCAAATGCGATAAAATTGGCAGCTAAAGTATTAGAATATCTGGAAAAAGATAAAATAGAATTTGAACTTGTATCTATAAAATCTGGAGAAGCTCCAAATGTAATCCCTTCAAAATCTGAGACTATAGTGCTTGTGGAAGAAAAAAACGTAGAAAAAGCTATGTCTACTGTTGAAAAAGCACAAGAAAATATAACAAAAGAATATAAACACTCAGAATCTAAGATAAAAATAGAATTAGAAAAAATAGACAACAAAGAATTAAAACCTATAGAAAAAACAGCCAAGGAAAGAATAATATCTTGGATTGAAAACTTCAAAAATGGAGTATTGACTATGAGCGAGGATGTAGAAGGACTAGTGGAGTATTCTGACAACGTTGGAACAATATCTACTTTGGAAGATGAAGTAATAATAGTAAACGAGTGTAGAAGCTGTGAAGACAAAAAAATAAAAGAAATAAAAGCGGATATGGAAGAACTTTCAAAATCTAAACACACAGAAATGGAAATAAAATACTCATATCCTGGATGGAAATTCAATCCAAAATCAGAAGTTAGAAAATCATTCAACGAAAGCATAGAAAAAATATTCGGAAGAAAATCTCAAGAACTAGCAGTACACTCTGGACTAGAAGTTGGATTTTTTGTAGATGGCGTAGAAGGTGTGGATGCAATATCAATAGGTCCAAACATGCTAGACATACACACACCAGAAGAAAAACTAGACATAATATCAGCTTTAAAAATCTGGTATGCTCTATTAGACTTTCTTGAAAAATAG